The following proteins are encoded in a genomic region of Mycobacterium kiyosense:
- a CDS encoding hypothetical cell division FtsK/SpoIIIE protein, with protein MPPKSKVSNSSDEDWVGELLVGVVKATSIGMFRFALRWPDIATVLTVFAVTGVLGGLRWACVLTTVWAVGVWGWRLGEPDSYQRLIGKPVADYRRTYLVYRRRWRTICEHHGLTISPRGKPDADPLVPDLSSVRIGAAVDTLVVRLLVGQSVKTWQAQVDGLAAAFGAHHVTIQPGPVATGRGRDIVIRVRHHDALAAPIPLARPCPDTRVVRLANVPVGTTEQGSPWSLPLFGRHILVGGATGAGKGSVLWSLVAGLAPGIKAGLIAVRCLDPKGGMEFAAGQALFDRFAYDSDSILAVLRDTTATMVGRAQRLRGTTRCHRPTRAEPHIVLLVDELATLTAYADRKQRAEVDQLLGLWLAQGRAVGVSVIAAVQDPSKDVVALRQLFPVRVGLRMTEATQTAMILSTAAHQQGARCEEIPDTTPGVGYVLTEGNTAVARVRAFHVTDTDIAWLADNFAPPARRASNQGHR; from the coding sequence ATGCCTCCAAAGAGCAAGGTCAGTAATTCATCCGATGAGGATTGGGTCGGCGAGCTGCTGGTCGGCGTAGTCAAGGCCACCAGCATCGGGATGTTCCGGTTTGCGCTGCGCTGGCCGGACATCGCGACCGTTTTGACCGTCTTCGCGGTCACCGGCGTCTTGGGCGGCTTGCGTTGGGCCTGCGTGCTGACCACGGTGTGGGCGGTTGGCGTATGGGGGTGGCGGTTGGGTGAGCCGGACTCCTATCAGCGGCTGATCGGCAAGCCGGTCGCTGATTATCGGCGCACGTATCTCGTGTATCGGCGACGCTGGCGCACCATCTGCGAACACCACGGCCTGACCATCTCCCCGCGCGGCAAACCCGACGCCGACCCGCTGGTGCCCGATTTGTCCTCGGTGCGCATCGGCGCGGCGGTCGACACCTTGGTAGTGCGGCTACTGGTCGGGCAATCTGTCAAAACCTGGCAGGCGCAAGTCGACGGCCTGGCCGCAGCGTTCGGCGCCCACCATGTGACGATTCAACCCGGGCCGGTGGCCACGGGCCGGGGCCGCGACATCGTGATTCGCGTCCGCCACCACGACGCCCTGGCCGCTCCCATCCCGCTGGCGCGTCCGTGCCCCGACACTCGCGTGGTGCGGCTGGCCAACGTGCCCGTGGGGACTACCGAGCAGGGCAGCCCGTGGTCGCTGCCGCTGTTCGGCCGCCACATCCTGGTCGGTGGGGCCACCGGCGCCGGCAAGGGCTCAGTGCTGTGGTCCCTGGTGGCCGGACTCGCACCGGGCATCAAAGCCGGCCTGATCGCCGTGCGCTGTCTGGACCCCAAGGGCGGTATGGAATTCGCTGCCGGCCAAGCCTTGTTCGACCGCTTCGCCTATGACAGCGATTCGATTCTGGCGGTGTTGCGCGACACGACGGCCACCATGGTGGGCCGAGCCCAGCGGTTGCGCGGAACCACCCGCTGTCATCGGCCCACCCGCGCCGAACCCCATATCGTGCTGCTGGTCGATGAGTTGGCCACCCTGACCGCCTATGCCGATCGCAAACAACGCGCCGAAGTCGACCAACTCCTCGGATTGTGGCTGGCCCAAGGCCGCGCGGTCGGAGTCAGTGTGATCGCCGCCGTGCAAGACCCCTCCAAAGACGTCGTCGCGCTGCGCCAACTGTTCCCGGTTCGGGTCGGGCTGCGCATGACCGAAGCCACCCAAACCGCGATGATCCTGTCCACGGCGGCCCACCAGCAGGGCGCACGCTGCGAAGAAATTCCCGACACCACGCCGGGCGTGGGTTATGTGCTCACCGAAGGCAACACCGCCGTAGCGCGAGTGCGGGCGTTTCATGTCACCGACACCGACATCGCCTGGCTTGCAGACAATTTCGCCCCACCGGCCCGTCGCGCCAGCAACCAGGGGCACCGGTGA
- a CDS encoding putative plasmid replication initiator protein, which yields MSAVHEAGSPAITLPGLPADIDHHRVITQMVRRACSPGFDAWWRRTESVGFCVNPIQLVGTDDYGRKRIVWVRCNNRRAAVCPSCSDLYARDTWQLVAAGTTGGRHNMSPAVADRPQVFVTLTAPSFGSVHGSRGSVCRDHRTMGGYKRCPHGKPLWCSTMHDGTDPTVGQPLCAECYDYLGHVLFTWHLPELWRRFTIALRRNLAKHLKAAGIEPSSVKASFVKVVEMQARAIPHIHALIRLDPPDDPTGTATAGSRDHNDHGPTATCGGGEARSATGPAWEPPMSAAKLAALIQQAARAVTLDVPNPDTNRQADNPNESGDAAPLVVRFGTQIDTQPLRAENCAAPTESDTAVAISRMSSRRISGYLAKYVTKSLQDFGIAARRLSAEAIADLDVTDHVRAILTTIAHVADQAHTLGIDALAGIGRWLHTLGYRGHVTTKSRRYSVTMGALRAIRATWARHQAGKDFSPQHHSPLDLTEQSDDVWWEFDHAGHATPGDRTPRLLRGPPTDPHPPHRTGGSPSPSPRATMGSARGAR from the coding sequence GTGAGCGCCGTCCACGAGGCAGGGAGCCCGGCAATCACACTGCCGGGTCTTCCCGCCGACATCGACCACCACCGCGTGATCACCCAGATGGTGCGCCGCGCTTGCTCTCCGGGATTCGACGCCTGGTGGCGGCGCACCGAATCGGTCGGGTTCTGCGTCAACCCCATCCAACTCGTCGGCACCGACGACTACGGTCGCAAAAGAATCGTATGGGTGCGGTGCAACAACCGCCGCGCCGCCGTCTGTCCCTCCTGCTCAGACCTGTACGCCCGCGACACTTGGCAACTCGTCGCCGCAGGAACCACCGGAGGCCGCCACAACATGAGCCCCGCCGTGGCCGACCGTCCCCAGGTATTCGTCACATTGACCGCGCCCAGCTTTGGCTCCGTCCATGGCAGCAGAGGCAGCGTCTGCCGTGACCACAGGACGATGGGTGGCTACAAGCGATGCCCGCACGGAAAACCCCTATGGTGCAGCACCATGCATGACGGCACCGATCCCACGGTCGGGCAACCGCTGTGCGCCGAGTGCTACGACTACCTCGGGCACGTCCTGTTCACCTGGCACCTGCCCGAACTATGGCGGCGTTTCACCATCGCCCTACGACGCAACCTCGCCAAACACCTCAAAGCTGCTGGCATCGAACCGAGTTCGGTGAAAGCCAGTTTCGTCAAGGTCGTCGAAATGCAGGCCCGTGCCATCCCCCACATCCACGCTCTCATCCGGCTCGATCCACCCGACGACCCCACCGGTACCGCCACCGCTGGCTCACGTGACCACAACGATCACGGTCCCACCGCCACATGTGGCGGTGGGGAGGCACGTTCGGCAACCGGCCCTGCCTGGGAGCCGCCGATGTCTGCCGCCAAACTCGCCGCCCTTATCCAGCAGGCCGCCCGCGCCGTCACCCTCGACGTTCCCAACCCCGACACCAACCGCCAAGCCGACAACCCCAACGAGTCTGGCGACGCTGCGCCGCTGGTGGTCCGGTTCGGCACACAGATCGATACCCAACCACTGAGGGCCGAAAACTGTGCGGCCCCAACAGAATCAGACACAGCCGTGGCCATCAGCCGGATGTCGTCACGGCGCATCTCCGGATACCTGGCCAAATACGTCACCAAATCCCTGCAAGACTTCGGTATCGCCGCCCGCCGCCTATCCGCTGAAGCCATCGCGGACCTCGACGTCACCGACCACGTCCGGGCGATCCTGACCACCATCGCCCACGTAGCAGACCAAGCCCACACCCTCGGTATCGATGCCTTGGCAGGGATCGGTCGCTGGCTACATACTCTGGGCTACCGGGGACATGTCACCACCAAATCCCGCCGCTACTCGGTCACCATGGGCGCGCTACGCGCCATCCGCGCCACCTGGGCCCGACACCAAGCAGGCAAAGACTTTTCACCACAACACCATTCGCCACTCGATCTAACCGAGCAAAGCGACGACGTGTGGTGGGAGTTCGACCACGCCGGACACGCCACCCCCGGCGACCGCACCCCTCGTCTACTCCGCGGCCCTCCAACGGATCCACACCCGCCGCATCGGACTGGTGGAAGCCCGTCGCCAAGCCCGCGAGCAACAATGGGATCCGCCAGGGGGGCGCGATGA
- a CDS encoding putative MutT/NUDIX-like protein: MARIDYYNDPDAPPANSVVPSTTAVVTDEQARILLIKRRDNDLWALPGGGMDLGESIVETAVREVKEETGLDVEVTGLIGVYTNPRHVMAYTDGEVRQQFSLCFTTRLIGGELHIDSESTNIAWARAQDIESLSMHPSMRLRIQHYLEQRPTPYLG, from the coding sequence ATGGCCCGAATCGACTACTACAACGATCCCGATGCGCCTCCCGCCAACAGTGTGGTGCCCTCCACCACAGCCGTCGTAACCGACGAGCAAGCTCGCATCCTGCTCATCAAACGCCGCGATAACGACCTATGGGCACTGCCCGGGGGCGGAATGGACTTAGGCGAATCGATCGTGGAAACCGCGGTGCGTGAAGTCAAGGAAGAAACCGGCCTTGATGTCGAAGTCACTGGCCTGATCGGCGTCTACACCAACCCGCGCCACGTCATGGCTTACACTGATGGCGAAGTGCGCCAACAATTTTCGCTATGCTTCACCACACGACTCATCGGTGGCGAGCTGCACATCGATTCCGAGAGCACCAACATCGCCTGGGCACGCGCACAAGATATTGAGTCGCTGAGCATGCATCCGTCGATGCGGCTACGCATCCAGCACTACCTCGAACAGCGGCCAACCCCATACCTGGGTTAG
- a CDS encoding metal-dependent phosphohydrolase, HD subdomain protein — protein sequence MLAERARVVAEARLEPLATRLAHVRGVAAAAERLVSRIDPLEADALIAAAWLHDVGYAPSLCATGFHPVDGAAFVRAENFPPLVVSLVAYHTGAVFEARERGLSDVLGEFPQPPDFLLDLLTCADMTTGPDGSPMRPDGRISEILSRYPAEDPVHRAIERSAPTLLAAAARVEVLAQQATSGAE from the coding sequence GTGCTGGCGGAGCGTGCCCGCGTGGTCGCAGAAGCGCGGCTGGAGCCGTTGGCGACGCGGTTGGCGCATGTGCGTGGTGTGGCGGCTGCCGCGGAGCGGTTGGTCTCGCGCATCGATCCGTTGGAGGCCGACGCGCTGATTGCCGCGGCCTGGCTGCACGATGTCGGATACGCGCCGTCGCTGTGTGCGACCGGTTTTCATCCGGTAGATGGCGCTGCGTTTGTTCGGGCGGAGAATTTCCCGCCGCTGGTGGTGTCGCTGGTGGCGTATCACACGGGCGCGGTGTTCGAAGCGCGGGAACGTGGCTTGTCGGACGTGTTGGGGGAGTTCCCGCAGCCACCGGATTTTTTGCTGGACTTATTGACCTGTGCAGACATGACGACCGGCCCGGACGGTTCGCCGATGCGCCCCGACGGTCGGATCAGCGAAATCCTGTCGCGGTATCCCGCTGAGGATCCGGTGCACCGTGCGATCGAGCGCTCCGCGCCGACATTGCTTGCCGCGGCTGCTCGTGTGGAGGTCCTCGCGCAACAGGCAACTTCCGGCGCGGAATGA
- the ctpG_1 gene encoding putative cation-transporting ATPase G produces MLTTAPHPDAGGKLTVVSAAGGRMRVHASGFRFDAVRAVAIEDTVATVTGVQAVHAYPRTESVVIWHSPAGCDTAAILSAIADAERIPATSVPARAPHSAEVGKPGVVQKIFDWTARTRSGQRGADLAGAGGGGAAQRAAKLSDGCCDHDDEREPQRLWQVVRLRRAALSGALLTAAAVTAWVTPLGPVALGLKILALAVGASTFVPSSLKRVAQGRIGVGTLMTIAAAGAVALGQVGEATMLAFLFSISEGLEEYAVARTRRGLRALLSLVPEQATVLREGTETLVTAAELRVGDHMIVKPGERLATDGVIRAGRSALDVSAITGESVPVEAGPGDEVFAGSINGSGVLQVEVTATAEDNSLARIVHIVEAEQARKGASQRLADRIARPLVPGIMIAGALIAGTGSVFGSPAVWIERALVVLVAASPCALAIAVPVSVVAAIGAASKLGVLIKGGAALEALGTIGGLALDKTGTLTANRPAVIDVATTNGATREEVLAVAAALEARSEHPLAAAILAATHAPIAAASDVHAIPGAGLTGHLDGHTLRLGRPGWLDTAELADRVARMQQAGATAVLVERDEQLLGAIAVRDELRPEATEVIGRLRAEGYQVAMLTGDNHATAAALADQAGIAHVYAELRPEDKARLVGQLRAQRPTAMVGDGVNDAPALAAADLGIAMGAMGTDVAIETADVALMGQDLRHLPQALEHARRSRRIMLQNVGLSLGIITVLMPLALFGTLGLAAVVFVHELTEVIVIANGVRAGRITALNHSSTGRMPAGQLTGYPPRQRRAVSAV; encoded by the coding sequence ATGCTGACCACTGCTCCTCACCCCGATGCCGGGGGCAAGCTGACCGTTGTATCCGCCGCCGGGGGGCGGATGCGTGTGCACGCTAGCGGGTTTCGGTTCGACGCGGTGCGGGCCGTCGCGATCGAGGACACGGTCGCCACGGTGACAGGTGTGCAGGCCGTGCATGCCTATCCGCGAACGGAATCAGTAGTGATCTGGCATTCGCCGGCGGGCTGCGACACCGCTGCCATCCTGTCGGCGATCGCCGATGCCGAGCGGATCCCTGCAACGTCGGTGCCCGCGCGTGCCCCGCACTCGGCTGAGGTCGGCAAGCCCGGTGTAGTGCAGAAGATCTTCGACTGGACCGCGCGAACGCGGTCGGGTCAGCGCGGTGCTGACCTCGCTGGTGCCGGGGGTGGCGGGGCCGCACAACGAGCCGCGAAGCTCAGTGATGGCTGCTGCGACCACGATGACGAGCGCGAGCCACAGCGGCTCTGGCAAGTCGTCAGGCTGCGGCGGGCCGCGTTGTCCGGGGCGCTGCTGACCGCCGCGGCGGTTACTGCGTGGGTGACTCCCCTTGGGCCGGTCGCACTGGGCCTGAAGATCCTAGCGCTGGCGGTGGGCGCCTCGACGTTCGTGCCCTCCAGTCTCAAGCGAGTGGCCCAGGGCCGCATCGGTGTCGGCACCCTGATGACCATCGCGGCGGCCGGCGCTGTGGCACTGGGTCAGGTCGGCGAGGCCACCATGCTGGCATTTCTGTTTTCGATCAGCGAGGGCTTGGAAGAGTACGCGGTGGCGCGCACCCGCCGCGGTTTGCGCGCCCTGCTCTCGCTGGTGCCCGAGCAGGCCACGGTGCTGCGAGAGGGCACTGAAACCCTTGTCACCGCTGCCGAATTGCGGGTGGGGGATCACATGATCGTCAAACCCGGAGAACGCCTGGCCACCGATGGCGTCATTCGTGCCGGGCGCAGCGCCCTGGACGTCTCGGCGATCACCGGCGAATCGGTACCCGTCGAGGCCGGGCCCGGTGACGAAGTATTCGCCGGGTCGATCAACGGCTCCGGGGTGCTGCAGGTGGAGGTCACCGCCACCGCAGAGGACAACTCGCTGGCACGCATCGTGCACATCGTGGAAGCCGAACAGGCCCGCAAAGGTGCCAGCCAGCGACTGGCCGACCGTATCGCACGTCCGCTGGTGCCGGGCATCATGATCGCCGGGGCGCTGATCGCCGGGACTGGCAGCGTCTTCGGCAGTCCGGCGGTCTGGATTGAACGCGCTCTGGTAGTGCTGGTCGCGGCCTCCCCGTGCGCGCTGGCCATCGCCGTGCCGGTGTCTGTCGTGGCGGCCATCGGCGCCGCCTCCAAGCTAGGCGTCCTCATCAAGGGCGGGGCCGCGCTGGAAGCCTTGGGCACCATCGGCGGGCTCGCCCTGGACAAAACCGGCACGTTGACCGCCAACCGGCCCGCCGTCATCGACGTCGCTACCACCAACGGCGCCACCCGTGAGGAAGTGCTGGCGGTGGCGGCCGCGCTGGAGGCCCGCAGCGAACACCCCCTCGCCGCGGCCATCCTCGCCGCAACCCACGCGCCGATCGCCGCCGCCAGCGACGTGCACGCCATCCCCGGGGCAGGGCTGACCGGCCACCTCGACGGGCATACCCTCCGACTGGGACGCCCCGGCTGGCTCGACACTGCCGAGCTCGCCGATCGTGTGGCGCGCATGCAACAAGCCGGGGCCACAGCGGTTCTCGTCGAACGCGACGAGCAACTGCTCGGTGCCATCGCCGTGCGCGACGAATTACGCCCTGAAGCCACCGAAGTTATCGGCAGGCTACGTGCGGAAGGCTACCAGGTGGCGATGCTCACCGGCGACAACCACGCCACCGCCGCCGCCCTGGCCGATCAAGCCGGAATCGCGCACGTCTATGCCGAACTGCGCCCCGAGGACAAAGCGCGCCTGGTCGGACAGCTGCGAGCTCAGCGACCCACCGCGATGGTCGGCGACGGCGTCAACGACGCTCCAGCTCTGGCCGCCGCCGACCTGGGAATCGCCATGGGCGCCATGGGCACCGACGTCGCCATCGAAACCGCCGACGTTGCGCTGATGGGCCAAGACCTGCGGCACCTGCCCCAAGCGCTAGAACACGCCCGCCGGTCCCGACGGATCATGCTGCAAAACGTCGGACTATCGCTGGGCATTATCACGGTGCTGATGCCGCTGGCGTTGTTCGGGACCCTGGGCCTAGCCGCGGTCGTGTTCGTGCACGAGCTCACCGAGGTCATCGTCATCGCCAACGGTGTGCGCGCCGGCCGCATCACAGCCCTCAACCACAGCAGTACGGGCAGAATGCCCGCCGGGCAGCTCACCGGCTACCCACCGAGACAACGTCGTGCGGTATCCGCGGTATGA
- a CDS encoding putative recombinase, with protein MSLRFAFYGRVSTEDAQDPEASRSWQRRRAVDLITPHGGVLAADYFDVGQSRSLPWKRRPEASRLLVDVASRDRGFDAVVIGEPARAFYGPQFALTFPVLTHYGVGLWVPEVGGAVDPGSEAHDLVMTLFGGMSKGERARIQMRVRAAMSALAQDTSRYLGGRPPYGYRLVDAGPHPNLAKANLGQRLHRLEPDPETSPIVERIYRMYADGAGLRYIAQRLTDDGVPSPSQYDPVRNRHRDPRGWSHSAIRAILDNPTYRGVRVWGKQEKYEVLVNPDDVAAGYETRMRWRDEADWIAPDRRTHEALIPDELAQAVRLRTQARRGPGLVCSRESTVPYALRGLLFCAACGRRMQGAARVGKRTTRILYRCELGKSRSVPADLSDHPRTVYLREDEVTARLDEWIATLADPEDLARGQDADPAPGTGYAALQRQLSAANGKVAALVTAVESGVAVEDLTAALRRRTAERDELRARLERAERPRVMSAAQISELVTELGGLSAVLGAATGAERALVYASLGLRLDYDPYMRRVTATADLSRVAGCVRGGT; from the coding sequence GTGAGCCTGAGGTTCGCCTTCTACGGCCGAGTGAGCACCGAGGACGCTCAAGACCCGGAGGCGAGCCGCAGCTGGCAGAGGCGCCGGGCCGTCGACCTGATCACTCCGCATGGCGGAGTCCTCGCCGCTGACTACTTCGATGTGGGACAGAGCCGCTCGCTGCCGTGGAAGCGCAGGCCGGAGGCATCACGTCTGCTTGTTGATGTCGCTTCTCGTGACCGCGGCTTCGATGCCGTGGTGATCGGGGAACCCGCCCGTGCGTTCTACGGGCCGCAGTTCGCGCTCACTTTCCCGGTGCTCACGCACTATGGGGTCGGCCTGTGGGTGCCCGAGGTCGGCGGAGCGGTCGATCCCGGCTCCGAGGCGCATGACCTTGTGATGACGCTTTTCGGCGGTATGAGCAAGGGAGAGCGGGCGCGAATCCAGATGCGTGTTCGTGCGGCGATGTCGGCACTCGCGCAGGACACGAGCAGATATCTCGGTGGCCGACCACCGTATGGTTACCGGCTCGTTGATGCCGGTCCGCACCCGAACCTTGCTAAGGCAAATCTCGGGCAGCGGCTTCACCGCCTCGAACCCGACCCCGAGACTTCTCCGATCGTCGAGCGGATCTACCGCATGTACGCCGATGGTGCTGGCCTCCGCTACATTGCGCAACGGCTCACCGACGATGGCGTGCCGTCACCGAGCCAGTATGACCCGGTGCGGAATCGTCACCGTGACCCGCGAGGTTGGTCTCATTCGGCGATCCGCGCGATACTCGACAACCCGACATATCGCGGTGTCCGCGTTTGGGGCAAGCAGGAGAAGTACGAGGTCCTGGTCAACCCTGACGATGTCGCCGCGGGGTATGAGACACGTATGCGGTGGCGTGATGAGGCAGACTGGATCGCACCGGACCGCCGCACCCACGAAGCGCTGATCCCTGACGAACTGGCGCAGGCTGTTCGTCTTCGGACGCAGGCGCGGCGGGGTCCCGGTCTCGTCTGCAGCAGAGAATCGACGGTGCCGTATGCGCTGCGCGGACTGCTGTTCTGCGCCGCGTGTGGACGGCGGATGCAGGGCGCCGCTCGCGTCGGGAAGCGAACAACCCGCATCCTCTACCGTTGTGAGCTGGGTAAGTCGCGTTCTGTGCCTGCAGACCTGAGTGATCACCCGCGCACTGTCTATCTCCGTGAAGACGAGGTGACAGCGCGACTTGACGAATGGATCGCCACCCTGGCCGATCCGGAAGACCTCGCACGCGGGCAGGACGCGGACCCGGCACCAGGAACTGGCTACGCCGCCTTGCAGCGCCAGCTCAGCGCGGCGAATGGCAAGGTTGCTGCTTTGGTTACCGCCGTGGAGTCTGGTGTGGCCGTTGAGGATTTGACTGCTGCATTGCGTCGCCGCACCGCTGAGCGCGACGAGCTGAGGGCCCGTCTTGAGCGAGCGGAGCGGCCCCGCGTCATGTCTGCCGCACAGATCAGCGAATTGGTCACGGAGTTGGGTGGGCTGTCAGCCGTGCTTGGTGCGGCAACGGGGGCGGAACGCGCACTTGTGTACGCAAGCCTAGGTTTGCGTCTTGACTACGATCCCTACATGCGACGAGTCACGGCAACGGCCGACCTGAGTCGTGTCGCCGGATGTGTCCGAGGGGGGACTTGA
- the cmtR gene encoding HTH-type transcriptional regulator CmtR, with protein sequence MLTCETRESALARLGRALADPSRCRILVALLDGVCYPGQLASHLGLTRSNVSNHLSCLRACGLVIATYEGRQVRYALADSHLTRALGELVQVVLAVDTDQPCPAEQAPLAGAVEMTGNRTGNR encoded by the coding sequence GTGCTGACGTGTGAGACGCGGGAATCGGCGCTGGCCCGGCTGGGTCGGGCGCTGGCCGATCCGTCGCGGTGCCGGATTCTTGTGGCGCTGCTGGATGGGGTTTGCTATCCCGGCCAGCTGGCGTCGCACCTGGGGTTGACCCGATCGAATGTGTCCAATCATTTGTCGTGTCTGCGGGCCTGCGGGCTGGTCATCGCAACCTATGAGGGCCGCCAAGTTCGGTATGCGCTGGCCGACAGTCACCTCACCCGTGCCTTGGGCGAGTTGGTGCAGGTCGTTCTCGCGGTGGATACCGATCAGCCCTGCCCCGCCGAGCAAGCCCCGCTCGCGGGGGCGGTCGAGATGACAGGTAATCGAACAGGTAATCGATGA
- a CDS encoding putative regulatory protein: MRLRIDTTAAQFFCTREAEQRTVHETGAPRIDKETGLVLWQVQLMALDQDGGEILAVTVAGEPNVKVGEPVAVEALVAIPWSQGDRSGVAFRATSIRPAGAQSGVLGPRPTAAGGSSQSAPAAKQTGNNA; encoded by the coding sequence ATGCGTCTTCGAATCGACACGACTGCAGCGCAGTTCTTCTGCACGCGCGAAGCTGAGCAGCGGACCGTGCACGAAACCGGTGCACCGCGGATCGACAAAGAAACGGGCCTGGTGCTCTGGCAAGTCCAGCTCATGGCCCTCGACCAGGACGGCGGGGAGATACTCGCCGTCACGGTGGCCGGCGAACCCAATGTCAAAGTGGGCGAGCCCGTCGCGGTCGAAGCTTTGGTGGCGATCCCGTGGTCACAGGGTGATCGCTCGGGAGTCGCGTTCCGGGCAACCTCAATCCGGCCAGCTGGTGCTCAGTCGGGCGTACTTGGGCCACGTCCCACCGCCGCCGGCGGTAGCTCGCAATCCGCCCCCGCAGCCAAGCAGACCGGCAACAACGCGTAG